Genomic segment of Rhodococcus sp. W8901:
CGAACAGCTCGACTCACGAGGCCGATCAGCAGGCCGCCCGGCTGCGGCAGTTGGTGAAGAACCGCATCGGTGTCACCGTCGCCGTGGAAGTCCTGGCCCCGGGGAGCCTGGACCGATCGATCGGCAAAGCTCGTCGCCTGATCGACAATCGACCATCCTGAGAAGACGTGGGGCGCCTCGGATCGAATCCGAGGCGCCCCACGTCTTTTCGGTACGCCTGTCCGCGAAAGTGAGGGTCAGGCCCTCATCCCGTCGAAGGTGAGCGCCACCACCGCATCGGCGAGCTCGGAGACCGATTCGCCCCCGCGCGGCCGGTACCACTCGATCAACGAGTTCACCATTCCGAAAACCAGCCGGCTCGTGAGCGCCGGGTCGATACCCGGCCTGAGGTCGCCTTCTTCGGCGGCGGCCACCACCAGATCACTGACGAAGACATCGAATTCACGCCGGCGTGCGAGCGCACGTCTCTCGACGAGAGTGTTCCCGCGAACCCTGAGAAGCAATGTCACGTAGGGAAGCTCGGTCACGAGCACCTCGACACTTCGCCGAACGAGGTACTCGAGTCGATCGATGGACCGCCCGCTGGTCACCTGATCCTCGGTCGTGACCGCGAAGAGCGCATTGAGAGCCCGGGCCAGCGCGAGCTCCAGGAGCTCCGACTTGCCGGACACATGGTGATAGATCGACGACTTCGTGATGCCGAGCCGCTGAGCGAGCGCCTCCATGCTGGTGCCGTCGTACCCCTTGTCGTTGAACACCTTCACCGAAACGGCAAGCAACGAGTCGAGATCGTATCCTGGTCGCCCAGGCGATCCCGCTCTTCGGACCGGACCTGCCGCTGCCATCTCGCGCGTTCCTTCCAGGACGTGGACACCCGCCGCAGAACGTGCGGCTCGGCACCAGCCTACCGAAGGTTCGGTAATCCCCGTGGCCCGACCGTGAAATCGGGAGGTTCACCGGGCACGACAACGACCACTCCCCTCCGTGCACATCATGCGAAGGGAAGTGGTCGAGTCGTGGCGGAGTGCTACGGGAGCACCGCGCCGCCGTCCACGTGCAGAGACTGCCCGGTGACGTTGACCGCGTCGGCCGAGAGCAGGTACGCGACGGCA
This window contains:
- a CDS encoding TetR/AcrR family transcriptional regulator, which encodes MAAAGPVRRAGSPGRPGYDLDSLLAVSVKVFNDKGYDGTSMEALAQRLGITKSSIYHHVSGKSELLELALARALNALFAVTTEDQVTSGRSIDRLEYLVRRSVEVLVTELPYVTLLLRVRGNTLVERRALARRREFDVFVSDLVVAAAEEGDLRPGIDPALTSRLVFGMVNSLIEWYRPRGGESVSELADAVVALTFDGMRA